The bacterium genome window below encodes:
- a CDS encoding O-antigen ligase family protein: MAKWLLASLVILVPLAFSPNLEAIYDIPKISLLFFLSILSFVFLLRDWVRKKSILANLGLLEFFILLYLLTNIISTIFSISPFLSIFGIYRRYDGINTLLCYILLFFLSSNIEKPKTILYAVMIASGISAIYGILQHFGFYIIPSVTGKERVISTFGNPNFFAAYLLMSIPIVLAFYLKEKKYPYLILLAIILLSLLFTKTRATFIGLFFEIAFFFIFLKPQKKALLVIVSIIITCLIFSFPIIKRIKGIGGDEARIGLYKGSFNVFLKYPLFGAGPECLHPAFIKKLPDEFISQYKGAYILADKSHNEFLDILATRGIIAFIFWIIILGVVFKIAISYKDKQYTIPIASSILGYLVQAQFNLSLFSITHLLWIMMGLIALVRKKRRIPLRHPKLIISLVYVAFFVLFFHIALFYISDIYFYKGEMLSRSGYKDKAIAYYKKASAFNKWEREYKKRYIETLFDIGRKDEAEEKANKTLEFAYDEPKIWFLLARINEERNIEKAIAYYKKVIEIFPYWADPYNNLAIIYISNKNYKIAEKYFLISSSLNPNYKENLKNLYKEQTGIYLKENRLKEARDKALKVLTLDPNDSYAKDVLRFVKSKS; this comes from the coding sequence ATGGCAAAATGGCTTTTAGCCTCCCTTGTAATCCTTGTCCCCCTTGCCTTTTCTCCAAACCTTGAGGCAATTTATGACATTCCAAAGATTAGCCTTCTTTTTTTTCTCTCTATCCTCTCATTTGTTTTCTTATTAAGGGATTGGGTAAGAAAGAAATCTATATTGGCTAATCTTGGTTTGCTTGAATTTTTTATTCTTCTATATCTTTTGACAAATATCATTTCAACCATTTTCTCCATTTCTCCCTTTCTTTCTATATTTGGAATTTATAGAAGGTATGATGGAATAAATACCCTCCTTTGCTACATCCTCCTTTTCTTTCTCTCATCAAATATAGAAAAGCCGAAGACAATTCTTTATGCTGTTATGATAGCATCAGGGATTTCAGCCATCTATGGAATTTTACAGCATTTTGGTTTCTATATCATCCCATCAGTAACAGGAAAAGAGAGGGTAATATCAACATTTGGAAATCCAAATTTCTTTGCAGCATATCTTTTAATGTCAATTCCCATTGTTCTTGCTTTTTATCTTAAAGAGAAAAAATACCCCTATCTTATCCTTCTTGCAATTATCCTCTTATCCCTTTTATTTACAAAGACAAGGGCAACATTCATTGGGCTTTTCTTTGAGATTGCCTTTTTCTTTATCTTTCTAAAGCCACAAAAAAAGGCTCTTTTGGTAATTGTAAGCATTATTATTACCTGCCTTATCTTTTCTTTCCCAATAATTAAAAGGATAAAAGGGATAGGAGGGGATGAAGCAAGGATTGGGCTTTACAAAGGCTCTTTTAATGTATTCTTAAAATACCCATTGTTTGGAGCAGGTCCTGAATGCCTACACCCTGCATTTATAAAGAAGCTTCCGGATGAATTTATTTCTCAATACAAGGGTGCATACATTCTGGCTGACAAATCACACAATGAATTTTTGGATATTCTGGCAACAAGGGGAATAATTGCATTTATTTTTTGGATAATTATACTTGGTGTTGTTTTTAAAATAGCCATATCTTATAAGGATAAACAATACACAATCCCTATTGCCTCATCTATTCTTGGCTATCTTGTTCAAGCACAATTCAATCTCTCTTTATTTTCAATAACCCATCTTTTATGGATAATGATGGGTTTAATAGCTCTTGTAAGGAAGAAAAGGAGAATTCCCTTGAGACATCCAAAGCTTATTATTTCCCTTGTTTATGTTGCCTTTTTTGTTTTATTTTTCCATATTGCTTTATTTTACATTTCCGATATTTATTTTTATAAGGGAGAAATGCTTTCAAGAAGCGGATATAAGGATAAAGCTATTGCCTATTACAAAAAAGCATCAGCCTTTAATAAATGGGAAAGGGAATACAAAAAAAGATACATAGAAACCCTTTTTGATATAGGAAGAAAAGATGAAGCAGAAGAAAAGGCAAATAAAACCCTTGAATTTGCATATGATGAGCCAAAGATATGGTTTCTATTAGCAAGGATAAATGAAGAAAGGAATATTGAGAAAGCTATTGCTTATTACAAAAAAGTAATTGAGATTTTTCCATATTGGGCTGACCCTTACAATAACCTTGCCATTATTTACATTTCAAACAAGAATTATAAAATAGCAGAAAAATATTTTCTCATCTCATCAAGCCTTAATCCCAACTACAAAGAAAACCTTAAAAACCTTTATAAAGAGCAGACAGGGATTTATCTTAAGGAAAATAGGTTAAAGGAGGCAAGGGATAAGGCTTTAAAGGTTCTTACACTAGACCCAAACGATTCCTATGCAAAGGATGTTTTAAGGTTTGTTAAATCTAAATCGTAA
- a CDS encoding type I 3-dehydroquinate dehydratase, with product MIAATIGGRRKNIINLAEKAKKSKADIIEIRLDKIIGKGDNVLLIKEIKKKTNLPIIATKRLFLPDDEIKEIIPFVDYIDLEYGEKKPLIDFVKKNKKTLIISHHNYKDTPDIKTLVSLSSSMEKAGADILKIATFINNKDDIIRLLNFTYNYKKPIIAIGMGLLGKITRIIEPIFGSLITYGFINKPYADGQLSVSSLRREIERYGL from the coding sequence ATGATTGCAGCAACAATTGGTGGAAGAAGAAAAAATATTATAAACCTTGCAGAGAAAGCAAAAAAATCTAAAGCAGATATTATTGAAATAAGGCTTGATAAGATAATAGGAAAAGGAGATAATGTATTGCTTATCAAAGAAATAAAGAAAAAAACAAATCTTCCCATTATTGCCACAAAAAGGCTATTCCTACCAGATGATGAAATTAAAGAAATAATTCCTTTTGTAGATTATATTGACCTGGAATATGGCGAAAAAAAGCCCTTGATTGATTTTGTAAAAAAGAATAAAAAGACCTTGATAATCTCACATCATAACTATAAAGATACGCCCGATATTAAAACCCTTGTTTCTCTTTCTTCTTCTATGGAAAAAGCTGGTGCTGATATACTAAAAATTGCAACATTTATAAACAACAAGGATGACATTATAAGGCTTCTTAATTTCACCTACAATTACAAAAAGCCAATAATTGCTATTGGAATGGGGCTACTTGGCAAAATCACAAGAATAATTGAACCAATATTTGGCTCTTTAATAACCTATGGGTTTATAAATAAACCCTATGCAGATGGTCAACTTTCTGTTTCGTCTTTAAGAAGGGAAATTGAAAGATATGGGTTATAA
- the fliE gene encoding flagellar hook-basal body complex protein FliE produces MEIDLFSLLPQSSVQANVGKSENKGKNTPSANADIPLKEGNGLFNLVLSGLKETNKLENNADKLTQDLVSGKLENIHDLMIASEKAEIALNFTMAIRNQALRAYQEIMGMGR; encoded by the coding sequence ATGGAAATTGATTTGTTTTCGCTGTTACCCCAATCAAGCGTTCAAGCTAATGTAGGTAAAAGCGAGAATAAGGGGAAAAACACCCCATCTGCTAACGCAGACATCCCTCTAAAAGAGGGGAATGGGCTTTTTAATCTTGTCCTTTCTGGTTTAAAGGAGACAAATAAGCTAGAAAATAATGCAGATAAGCTTACCCAAGACCTTGTATCTGGAAAGCTTGAAAATATCCACGACCTTATGATTGCATCAGAAAAGGCAGAGATAGCCCTTAATTTCACAATGGCTATTAGAAACCAAGCATTAAGAGCTTATCAGGAAATTATGGGAATGGGAAGGTAA
- the flgC gene encoding flagellar basal body rod protein FlgC, with amino-acid sequence MLTGGLFRGIDASASGMSAEKLRMDIISENIANANTTRTSEGGPYKRKFPIFTPRRQEPLFNIPFVKMPITIESGQGVRVLRIEEDKVEPKLKYEPGHPDANKDGYVAYPNINLATEMINLITASRAYEANVTAARNAKQIMMKALEI; translated from the coding sequence ATGTTAACAGGTGGATTATTTAGGGGAATAGATGCATCGGCATCTGGAATGTCTGCTGAGAAATTAAGGATGGATATTATCTCAGAAAACATTGCAAATGCTAATACAACAAGGACAAGTGAAGGAGGCCCATATAAAAGAAAATTTCCCATATTTACACCAAGAAGGCAAGAACCATTATTCAATATACCATTTGTCAAGATGCCAATAACCATTGAGTCAGGACAGGGGGTCAGGGTTTTAAGGATAGAGGAGGATAAAGTAGAGCCGAAGCTAAAATATGAACCAGGACATCCAGATGCAAACAAAGATGGCTATGTTGCATATCCAAATATAAACCTTGCAACAGAGATGATAAATTTGATAACCGCCTCTAGGGCATATGAGGCAAATGTTACAGCGGCAAGGAATGCAAAGCAGATAATGATGAAGGCATTGGAAATATGA
- the flgB gene encoding flagellar basal body rod protein FlgB — MFIDSLTGQTIEMAKKGLDSATLRHNVISNNVANVNTPGFKKQSVIFEDALKENKISAKRLNPKHIPFSYEKSKNSGRIITENDTIYRNDGNNVDLDKEMEDLAKNAIYYNSIATRLARKFSLLKLVAQGGR; from the coding sequence ATGTTTATAGATTCTTTAACAGGACAAACAATTGAAATGGCAAAAAAGGGGCTAGATTCTGCCACACTTAGACACAATGTCATATCAAACAATGTTGCCAATGTAAATACCCCAGGATTTAAGAAGCAATCTGTTATCTTTGAAGATGCTTTAAAGGAAAATAAGATTTCTGCAAAGAGGCTAAATCCAAAGCATATCCCATTTTCTTATGAGAAATCTAAAAACTCTGGAAGAATTATTACAGAAAATGATACAATATATAGAAACGATGGAAATAATGTTGACCTGGACAAAGAGATGGAAGATTTAGCAAAGAATGCAATTTATTATAATTCAATAGCAACAAGGCTTGCAAGGAAATTTAGCCTTTTGAAGCTTGTTGCACAAGGAGGTAGATAA
- the queA gene encoding tRNA preQ1(34) S-adenosylmethionine ribosyltransferase-isomerase QueA, translated as MNLCDFSYSLPKSFIAQEPMKERQNCKMLFFDRKEKKIEHLVFSDIIDLLSSQDLLVLNKTKVFQGRLIVNGIDILLVKEKEKNIWEVLAKPKRKIKEGLILDFSLIKGEVISCFPIMVKFNCNGNLFSILEKIGKTPIPPYIKREPNYDDKIYYQTVYAKDLGSIAAPTAGLHFTDEILLKLKENGVSISYITLHIGIGTFKPVRCNDVREHRMDEEYVKIEEEIPQDKRIIACGTSVVRALESGVRESGGQKVGFWTDIFIYPGFKFKFVSGLLTNFHLPESPPFIMTSAFVGLDELKMLYSEAKSENYRFGSYGDCMLVL; from the coding sequence ATGAATCTTTGTGATTTTTCTTATTCCCTTCCCAAATCCTTTATTGCCCAGGAGCCAATGAAAGAGAGGCAAAATTGCAAGATGCTTTTCTTTGATAGGAAAGAGAAAAAAATAGAGCATCTTGTTTTTTCTGATATTATAGACCTTCTTTCTAGCCAAGACTTACTTGTTCTTAATAAGACAAAGGTATTTCAGGGACGGCTTATTGTAAATGGGATAGATATTCTTCTGGTAAAGGAGAAAGAAAAGAATATCTGGGAGGTATTGGCAAAGCCAAAAAGGAAGATAAAAGAGGGGCTTATTCTTGATTTTTCTCTCATTAAAGGAGAGGTTATTTCTTGTTTTCCTATAATGGTCAAATTCAATTGTAATGGGAATCTGTTTTCTATCTTAGAAAAAATTGGAAAAACACCCATTCCACCGTATATAAAAAGAGAGCCTAATTATGACGATAAAATTTACTATCAAACCGTATATGCGAAGGATTTAGGTTCAATTGCCGCACCAACAGCAGGCTTACATTTTACAGATGAAATTCTTTTAAAATTAAAGGAAAATGGTGTTTCTATATCCTACATTACCCTTCATATTGGCATTGGAACATTTAAACCTGTAAGGTGCAATGATGTTAGAGAGCATAGGATGGATGAGGAATATGTAAAGATAGAAGAAGAAATTCCACAAGATAAAAGGATAATTGCTTGCGGGACATCGGTTGTTCGGGCATTAGAGTCAGGGGTCAGAGAATCAGGGGGTCAAAAAGTTGGGTTTTGGACAGATATTTTTATATATCCTGGATTTAAATTTAAATTTGTCTCTGGATTATTAACAAATTTTCACCTTCCAGAAAGCCCACCATTCATTATGACATCCGCATTTGTTGGTTTGGATGAATTAAAAATGCTATACAGCGAGGCAAAATCTGAAAATTATAGATTTGGAAGCTATGGGGATTGTATGCTTGTATTATAA
- the gatA gene encoding Asp-tRNA(Asn)/Glu-tRNA(Gln) amidotransferase subunit GatA, producing the protein MNNEIYNFPSYKIHSLLKKKEIKAEDVVLSCIKRIEEKEPKINAFITKTFDTALADAKAIDKKIAKDEPISPLSGIPISIKDNICTKGIETTCASHILSGFIPPYDATVVKRLKDAGAIIIGKTNMDEFAFGSSCEHSCFGTTKNPHNLDYVPGGSSGGSSASVASCEAILSLGSDTGGSIRQPASFCGVVGLKPTYGIVSRYGLIAFASSLDQIGPLTKDVRDCAILLNAISGFDENDETSIKQPKIDYTNSLDNDISKMKIGIPKEYFEGIDGEVKDAIMNVLKGLSSLNVEIIEVSLPHSQYAIPVYYIIACSEASSNLARFDGVQYGLREEDKSLFGMYRKTRSKGFGDEAKRRIILGTYALSSGYYDAYYLKAQKVRSLIRKDFDDAFSKVSLLITPTSPTPPFKIGEKTEDPLSMYLSDILTVSSNLTGYPAISIPCKKTKEGLPIGLQIIGHYLSEGEILSLAYHIEKLEKFL; encoded by the coding sequence CAGAAGATGTTGTTTTATCTTGTATCAAAAGGATAGAAGAAAAAGAGCCAAAGATAAATGCATTTATTACAAAGACATTTGATACTGCTTTGGCTGATGCAAAGGCAATTGACAAAAAAATTGCAAAAGATGAGCCAATAAGCCCACTTTCTGGAATTCCTATCTCTATAAAGGACAATATCTGCACAAAAGGCATTGAGACAACCTGCGCCTCCCATATTCTCTCTGGGTTTATCCCTCCCTATGATGCAACAGTGGTAAAAAGGCTAAAGGATGCTGGAGCAATAATAATTGGAAAGACAAATATGGATGAGTTTGCCTTTGGTTCATCCTGTGAGCATTCTTGCTTTGGCACTACAAAAAATCCACATAACCTTGACTATGTCCCTGGTGGCTCATCTGGTGGCTCATCTGCATCTGTTGCATCTTGTGAAGCAATTCTTTCATTAGGCTCTGATACAGGTGGTTCAATAAGACAGCCAGCCTCGTTCTGTGGTGTTGTTGGTCTAAAACCAACATATGGCATTGTCTCAAGGTATGGGCTGATTGCCTTTGCCTCAAGCCTTGATCAGATTGGTCCCTTAACAAAGGATGTAAGGGATTGTGCAATTCTATTAAATGCTATTTCTGGATTTGATGAGAATGATGAGACATCCATTAAACAGCCGAAGATTGACTATACAAATAGCCTAGACAATGATATTTCTAAAATGAAAATTGGCATTCCCAAGGAATACTTTGAAGGAATAGATGGTGAGGTAAAGGATGCAATAATGAATGTTTTAAAAGGGCTTTCTTCTTTAAATGTAGAGATAATTGAGGTATCCCTTCCCCATTCCCAATATGCTATCCCTGTTTATTATATTATTGCTTGCTCTGAGGCATCATCAAATCTAGCAAGGTTTGATGGTGTGCAATATGGGTTAAGAGAGGAAGATAAAAGCCTCTTTGGGATGTATAGAAAGACAAGGAGCAAGGGGTTTGGTGATGAGGCAAAGAGGAGGATAATACTTGGAACATATGCTCTATCCTCTGGCTATTATGATGCCTATTACCTTAAGGCACAAAAGGTAAGAAGCCTTATAAGAAAGGACTTTGATGATGCATTCTCAAAGGTTTCCCTGCTTATCACACCAACCTCGCCTACACCTCCATTTAAAATAGGGGAGAAAACAGAAGACCCTTTATCAATGTATCTTTCAGACATCCTTACTGTTTCAAGTAATCTTACAGGATACCCAGCTATCTCTATTCCCTGCAAAAAAACAAAAGAAGGTCTACCTATTGGGCTTCAAATCATAGGTCATTACCTTTCTGAAGGAGAAATTTTATCACTTGCTTATCATATAGAAAAATTGGAAAAATTTTTATAA